Proteins from a genomic interval of Erwinia sp. SLM-02:
- a CDS encoding efflux RND transporter periplasmic adaptor subunit, with product MSEVNQTAAAEGHLRALSELLRLQGRMRELASSDELAFFMVNETHRLTPYRQALLWDGVSGRLRAVSGIAAPDGHAPFSQEMARLCARWQQSYGQPSRLDASVLDPADRAVWQEYLPAYGLWLPLPAAQGETALALLLLRETPWQDGELLLLKELSGAYGHAWFGLNPRRGAKRQKPKRGRVIAACALLLALMLIPVRQSVIAPAEVVAHRPALLRAPLAGVIDEILVRPNQAVKQGQALVRLDSRELQNQLESARQQFAASDGEYRQAQQQALSDADAKAQLAVLASRREQGRAEMAFLQAQLARTELVAPRDGVAIFDDVSDLTGRPVAVGEKIMLVADPADSELEIQLPAADAIALAPGAEVRLFLNVAPDNAVAATLQQTGYRAALTAENIMAYRLRAGFTQPVPLLRVGLKGSAKIYGERTVLIAWLLRKPWSAMRVWLGV from the coding sequence ATGAGCGAGGTAAACCAGACCGCGGCAGCGGAAGGGCATCTGCGGGCGCTGAGCGAGCTGCTGCGCCTGCAGGGGCGGATGCGCGAGCTGGCCAGCAGCGACGAGCTGGCCTTCTTTATGGTCAATGAAACTCATCGCCTGACGCCCTACCGCCAGGCGCTGCTGTGGGACGGCGTCAGCGGCAGGCTGCGCGCCGTTTCCGGTATCGCCGCGCCGGACGGCCACGCGCCGTTCAGCCAGGAGATGGCCCGGCTGTGTGCCCGCTGGCAGCAGAGCTACGGCCAGCCCTCGCGGCTGGATGCCAGCGTGCTGGACCCCGCCGATCGCGCGGTGTGGCAGGAGTATCTGCCCGCGTACGGTCTGTGGCTGCCGCTGCCTGCCGCGCAGGGTGAAACCGCACTGGCGCTGCTGCTGCTGCGTGAAACGCCGTGGCAGGACGGCGAGCTGCTGCTGCTGAAAGAGCTGAGCGGGGCTTATGGTCACGCCTGGTTCGGGCTGAATCCACGGCGCGGCGCGAAGCGGCAGAAGCCGAAGCGCGGCAGGGTGATTGCCGCCTGCGCGCTGCTGCTGGCGCTGATGCTGATCCCGGTGCGCCAGTCGGTGATCGCGCCCGCAGAAGTGGTGGCGCATCGCCCGGCGCTGCTGCGTGCGCCGCTGGCCGGGGTGATTGATGAGATCCTCGTGCGGCCCAACCAGGCGGTGAAGCAGGGGCAGGCGCTGGTGCGTCTGGACTCCCGCGAGCTGCAGAACCAGCTGGAAAGCGCCAGGCAGCAGTTTGCCGCCAGCGACGGTGAATATCGCCAGGCGCAGCAGCAGGCACTGAGCGATGCCGATGCCAAAGCGCAGCTGGCGGTGCTGGCCAGCCGCCGCGAGCAGGGGCGCGCCGAGATGGCCTTCCTGCAGGCGCAGCTTGCGCGCACCGAACTGGTGGCCCCGCGTGACGGCGTGGCGATTTTTGACGACGTCAGCGATTTGACCGGCCGCCCGGTGGCGGTGGGCGAGAAAATAATGCTGGTGGCCGATCCGGCGGACAGCGAGCTGGAGATCCAGCTGCCCGCCGCCGACGCCATCGCGCTGGCCCCGGGGGCGGAGGTGCGGCTGTTCCTCAACGTCGCGCCGGATAACGCGGTGGCGGCGACGCTGCAGCAGACCGGCTACCGCGCGGCGCTGACGGCGGAAAATATTATGGCCTACCGGCTGCGCGCCGGATTTACTCAGCCGGTTCCGCTGCTGCGCGTCGGACTGAAGGGCAGTGCGAAAATCTACGGCGAGCGCACGGTGCTGATCGCCTGGCTGCTGCGTAAGCCCTGGTCGGCGATGCGAGTCTGGCTGGGAGTATAA